Proteins encoded within one genomic window of Trichoderma asperellum chromosome 2, complete sequence:
- a CDS encoding uncharacterized protein (TransMembrane:14 (n16-27c35/36o99-118i130-149o169-190i202-221o233-250i603-623o635-654i767-788o800-820i832-853o859-881i893-924o944-969i981-999o)), protein MRTTNARRGRLSSRPFYTTVLLLSLLAAYSFLTHSRHRHDFREDSPALLRRSHDRPECREVHTAKDQCAFVKQYCVDEDAGLLPYLRLYYCNLGKAQPVAFIVLVGWLGLLFTTIGIAASDFFSVNLSTIATILGLSESLAGVTFLAFGNGSPDVFSTFAAMGSNSASMAVGELIGAASFITGVVAGSMALVREFRVDRRTYARDICFFIVAVAFTMGFLADEELRFWECCAMIGYYALYVFAVVGWHWYTTRRKRRLRREGEARSHFYSLAGHTGDELAGEPYQDDPEDEHQETSRRTTTSTGTGGNLSALERGPIIEIDGQIAEPPESVDSEETDEDHERMVAVEVARSMRVLRPQGRRRNTITPIRPSLIGALEFRSALAHLQRESNLQLSAIPARSYSDNHARRGRRGSTSALSSLVYSDDSSATTVNGRERARSHGASPASSSPPPELLGHSRDRSDSNLHPPQDGTISQRTASPAPSYQIGGKLAPPPVDGPTAVAGSPHQESHAASLIPRLRLQIPSRRSSVSTRSSPVLPFPQYTDSPLAISPNTLAISPNTLAPSPNAQPEQAGLGLLPPPATVRESPFVALDNAAATSRPVKWWPYSILPAPHVLLATLFPTLQGWKEKAWWDKLVSAISVPSIFLLVITLPVVESETSEEIDTFDDVITVTDRSAHRSIGHMAPPISIQPGEIEPEDEWERFRRYSLNRRNSDIMTESIPTPYLALPEEDILAVSPRTQEPGAAKPLSEIRSISQASEEKMGWSRWLVCLQLFMGPLFAVIILWANISEDWENPRGSLVRMILWTLLGSFVLLGALLLLTTEQRRPQYHFLFCFLGFIISIAWISTVAGEVVGVLKTFGVVLGISEALLGLTIFAAGNSVGDLVADITVARLGYPVMALSACFGGPMLNILLGIGVGGVLMMVQDANHHHRKHPGDQYAYKPYRIQIGGTLMISSITLLVILVSLLISVPLNKWILSRKIGWVLIAMWSASTIVNVVVELTGALGDIS, encoded by the exons ATGCGGACAACAAACGCCAGACGGGGCCGTTTGAGCTCGCGGCCGTTCTACACGACGGTCTTGTTGCTGTCCTTGCTGGCCGCGTACTCGTTCTTGACGCACTCTCGACATCGTCATGACTTTCGAGAGGACAGCCCAGCGCTGCTCCGACGCTCCCACGACCGGCCTGAATGTCGCGAAGTGCACACGGCCAAGGACCAATGCGCTTTTGTCAAGCAATACTGCGTAGACGAAGATGCCGGGCTTCTTCCCTACCTGCGGCTGTACTACTGCAACCTGGGCAAAGCGCAGCCTGTTGCCTTTATAGTTCTTGTTGGCTGGCTGGGGCTGCTGTTCACCACCATCGGCATTGCGGCGAGCGACTTCTTCAGTGTCAACCTGAGCACCATCGCCACCATCTTGGGACTAAGCGAGAGTCTTGCCGGCGTCACATTCCTGGCTTTTGGAAACGGCTCCCCCGATGTCTTCAGCACCTTTGCGGCGATGGGGTCCAACAGTGCAAGTATGGCTGTTGGTGAACTCATTGGCGCCGCCAGCTTCATCACGGGCGTGGTTGCGGGGTCCATGGCCCTGGTCAGAGAGTTCAGGGTGGATCGCCGGACATATGCTAGAGACATTTGCTTCTTTATTGTCGCGGTCGCCTTCACGATGGGGTTTTTGGCCGATGAAGAGCTACGATTCTGGGAGTGTTGCGCAATGATCGGATACTATGCCCTGTACGTGTTCGCTGTAGTTGGATGGCATTGGTACActacgaggaggaagagaagactgcgcagagaaggagaagctcgcAGCCATTTCTATAGCCTGGCCGGCCACACTGGAGATGAACTCGCAGGGGAGCCCTACCAGGACGATCCCGAAGACGAACACCAAGAAACAAGTCGACGGACAACAACAAGCACTGGGACTGGAGGCAATCTTTCCGCCTTGGAGCGCGGTCCTATCATAGAAATTGACGGTCAGATAGCTGAGCCGCCTGAGAGCGTGGATAGCGAAGAGACCGATGAGGACCATGAGAGAATGGTCGCTGTGGAGGTGGCCCGGAGCATGCGAGTTTTGCGCCCCCAAGGCAGGCGGAGGAACACCATTACACCGATTCGGCCGAGCTTGATCGGTGCGTTGGAATTCAGGTCTGCCTTGGCACACTTGCAGCGTGAGAGCAACCTTCAGCTTTCAGCAATCCCAGCGCGGAGCTATTCTGATAACCACGCCCGAAGAGGACGGCGGGGGAGTACTAGTGCCCTCTCCAGCTTGGTATATTCCGATGACAGTTCCGCCACTACCGTGAATGGGAGGGAAAGGGCCAGGTCGCATGGAGCCAGCCcagcctcttcatcacctccTCCGGAATTACTAGGCCACAGCCGAGATCGATCAGACTCCAATTTGCACCCTCCCCAAGACGGCACTATCAGCCAAAGAACAGCAAGTCCCGCGCCGTCATATCAAATTGGCGGCAAACTTGCACCCCCTCCGGTTGATGGACCAACAGCAGTGGCTGGCAGCCCTCACCAGGAATCACACGCGGCATCTCTCATTCCTCGCCTCCGGTTGCAGATACCCAGTCGACGCAGCAGCGTGAGTACTCGATCATCGCCTGTTTTGCCCTTTCCTCAGTATACCGACTCTCCTTTGGCGATTTCGCCCAATACGCTGGCCATTTCTCCAAACACGCTGGCGCCTTCTCCAAATGCGCAGCCAGAGCAAGCCGGGCTAGGTTTATTGCCACCTCCAGCTACTGTTCGCGAAAGCCCCTTTGTGGCCCTCGACAACGCAGCAGCTACCTCGCGACCAGTTAAATGGTGGCCCTATTCTATTCTCCCTGCTCCGCATGTGCTCCTTGCTACCTTATTCCCAACTCTGCAGggatggaaagaaaaagcatgGTGGGACAAGCTTGTTAGTGCCATATCTGTGCCAAGCATCTTTCTCTTGGTGATAACACTACCGGTTGTTGAATCAGAGACCTCGGAAGAAATTGATACCTTTGACGATGTCATCACCGTCACAGATCGTTCTGCCCATAGGTCGATTGGACATATGGCTCCGCCCATTTCAATCCAACCAGGAGAAATAGAACCCGAGGATGAGTGGGAGCGATTTCGAAGATATTCGCTAAACCGCAGAAATAGTGATATTATGACCGAAAGCATTCCGACACCATATTTGGCGCTACCGGAAGAAGATATTTTGGCTGTATCCCCCCGAACCCAAGAGCCTGGCGCGGCAAAGCCCTTGTCCGAAATTCGCTCCATTAGCCAAGCAAGCGAAGAAAAGATGGGATGGAGCCGTTGGCTTGTCtgcctccagctcttcatgGGGCCGCTATTTGCCGTCATTATACTCTGGGCAAACATTTCTGAAGACTGGGAGAACCCAAGGGGCTCATTGGTGCGCATGATTCTATGGACGCTTCTAGGATCTTTCGTATTGTTAGGggcccttcttctgcttactACAGAGCAGAGGCGACCGCAATACCACTTTTTGTTCTGTTTTTTGGGCTTTATTATCAGCATAGCTTGGATTTCAACAGTGGCTGGCGAAGTTGTTGGAGTTTTGAAAACATTCGGCGTGGTTCTCGGCATCTCAGAGGCTCTGCTGGGACTCACTATTTTTGCTGCCGGCAACAGCGTAGGTGATTTAGTTGCTGATATTACGGTGGCTCGACTTGGGTATCCCGTCATGGCATT ATCTGCCTGCTTTGGCGGACCAATGCTTAACATCTTGCTAGGCATAGGCGTGGGTGGTGTTTTGATGATGGTCCAAGATGCAAATCACCACCATAGAAAGCATCCAGGGGACCAATACGCTTACAAACCGTACCGTATACAAATTGGGGGAACTTTGATGATCTCCTCCATTACGCTGCTCGTAATTCTGGTCAGCTTGCTAATCTCTGTGCCCCTGAATAAATGGATCTTGAGCCGCAAGATCGGCTGGGTATTAATAGCCATGTGGTCGGCCAGCACGATAGTCAACGTTGTTGTTGAGCTTACGGGTGCTTTAGGCGACATCTCCTAA
- the PMM1 gene encoding Phosphomannomutase 1 (BUSCO:EOG092D3KSF) translates to MAAPAYTPLEDRPLKDTICLFDVDGTLTPARLDASPEVLDLLQALRKKCSIGFVGGSDLIKQEEQLGKPAGVPVTTLFDYCFAENGLTAYKLGEALPSNSFIKWIGEDKYKELANFVLHYIADLDIPVKRGTFIEFRNGMINISPVGRNASTKERNEFEAYDKEAKVREKFVAVLKEKFGDLGLTFSIGGQISFDVFPTGWDKTYCLSHLENEAKKPNGIAYKNIHFFGDKTFKGGNDYEIFSDERTIGHTVKGPEETMQILKELFDL, encoded by the exons atggctgctccTGCTTATACCCCTCTTGAGGACCGTCCGTTGAAGGACACGATTTGCCTTTTCGACGTTGACGGCACATTGACTCCCGCTCGTCTT GATGCCTCTCCCGAAGTCCTCGACCTCCTCCAGGCCCTCCGCAAGAAGTGCTCCATTGGTTTCGTCGGCGGTTCCGACCTCATCaagcaggaggagcagctCGGCAAGCCCGCCGGCGTGCCTGTCACCACCCTCTTCGACTACTGCTTCGCCGAGAACGGCCTGACGGCATACAAGCTGGGCGAGGCGCTCCCCTCCAACAGCTTCATCAAGTGGATTGGTGAGGACAAGTACAAGGAGCTTGCCAACTTCGTCCTGCACTACATTGCCGATCTGGACATCCCTGTCAAGCGAGGAACCTTTATTGAGTTCCGCAACGGCATGATCAACATCAGCCCCGTCGGCAGAAACGCCAGCACCAAGGAGCGAAACGAGTTTGAGGCCTACGATAAGGAAGCCAAGGTTCGAGAGAAGTTCGTTGCTGTTCTCAAGGAGAAATTTGGCGACCTGGGACTTAC cttctccatcggCGGCCAAATCTCCTTCGATGTCTTCCCCACCGGTTGGGACAAGACTTACTGCCTGAGCCACCTCGAaaacgaggccaagaagcccaACGGAATCGCCTACAAGAACATCCATTTCTTTGGAGACAAGACCTTCAAGGGCGGCAACGACTACGAGATCTTCAGCGACGAGCGAACCATTGGCCACACCGTCAAGGGCCCTGAGGAAACCATGCAGATTCTGAAAGAACTTTTCGACCTCTAA
- a CDS encoding uncharacterized protein (EggNog:ENOG41) produces the protein MERSRGVPDNELFLSKPAPEDCDSPTVEPLRIFKPQSPEPHSRVSSTSSSRLTFPLPPGASSSAAPLPFPDDDDIRKPTAPKPYGSAYNDTSPRLDTNIAAEKKPGLAERRGAAPKPIHSPSSPDADYGLFARPLQDKPAASTTNYPTYQKTYYPPPGGAASGSSSSTPAQQQQQYPQPPQAQQYQQPQQYPQPQQAQPPPQPPKIPQVENLASSDPGVNRFASTASNSTTRASRGSPPPPETPIVEPGNVPGGGIEARYAASGISGTATLTSLQASQVQSAAAAQRLAQYNNQTPQPQRPWTPTESPDQAPSGPPTVYQGMNAISSPQPQHPVSSPPPQQQQQQQPAQNQVNSPAQVSVLEQDFQRLSTSSPPPAYSSVNPGGRTSYPNEKQRPQQANQTPVTAPVAAAPAPVATSSITPAKDTVVAAATAAATAAAAAGLASTAPHNQGHPAFANDPRPEPSGQHAQVVTMPPNLAAAGPASPPPLPEGWIAHLDQNSGQYYYIHLATQATQWEFPKGPNPIQHDQAPLSPTASTYGNPLVSPMFGKTPMASPMFPPHTPGYAESIMSVAASQAPTIGFTGPPPSAGVDMYRIQPTNGVYFGPYLKYVNMNIETGKWFGSILIVTDAPQPPTIHLHQSMDLSPNPRQLVPHAIYVHQRWTFYKYEIDIDMGEATERWTYAVTSHLGCTRYEFVVAGRHETGWRFIAHSGNDFAVSTSQNERSKLGGVGFMWKDVLQKNVECGGFHVQLGLGDQIYGDRLWREVPLMKQWLAMSGRDNKRNTQWTARHEEDVSHAYFHYYTSHFDQPYLREAFAQIPHVLQIDDHDIFDGFGSYPDYMQSSAIFKNTGRVASDMYLLFQHHTTAEMMRNVSTDHDIFTITGTGWHFVKYLGPAVVVIGTDCRSERTQARVMAGPTYQGIFPKVATLPPSVQHAIWMVSVPLIYPRLDTVESLANTVAAGKKAVNTTYNILGKVTSSVAGVVGGKEMVAQGFSQVKKAVGKSGLMGNVLNQFGELDIQEVLKDMWTHESKDLERTYFIRTLQGISQQKGIRMTFLSGDVNCAGAGLVHDPTHPGDHKTMYQVITSPIVSAPQSTYVLKLLHNQKTLYVPLNGQKSTHEVSDTKEDMMEIFHTDASGAGRELKKLMGRRNYVAVIAYDHDAVMAQNQAPFSPNPSLHSQQQGLSKLSLAVDFVVQGDGAFTATTKYGPVIIPHLEYGR, from the exons ATGGAGCGCAGCCGTGGCGTCCCTGACAATGAGCTTTTTCTAAGCAAACCTGCGCCAGAAGATTGCGACAGTCCAACGGTAGAGCCGTTGCGCATTTTCAAACCACAGAGTCCCGAGCCTCATTCTCGCGTATCTTCGACTTCATCGAGCAGACTGACCTTCCCTCTGCCTCCTGGCGCATcgagctctgctgctcctctaCCGTTTCcagatgacgacgatatCCGAAAGCCGACTGCTCCAAAACCCTACGGCTCCGCTTATAACGACACGAGTCCCCGACTGGACACGAACATTGCTGCCGAAAAGAAGCCAGGCCTTGCCGAGAGACGAGGTGCTGCGCCGAAGCCCATACACTCTCCATCCAGTCCTGATGCCGACTATGGCCTCTTTGCGAGGCCTTTGCAGGATAAGCCTGCTGCTTCGACAACGAACTACCCAACCTACCAAAAAACATACTACCCGCCACCTGGGGGAGCTGCATCCGGGTCATCGAGCAGCACTCccgcgcagcagcaacagcaatacCCACAGCCGCCCCAAGCTCAACAGTATCAACAACCCCAGCAGTAtccacagccacagcaggcGCAGCCGCCACCTCAACCTCCAAAGATTCCCCAGGTTGAAAACCTGGCTTCCAGTGATCCCGGTGTCAATCGGTTTGCTTCAACGGCCTCGAATTCAACCACCAGAGCCAGCAGGGGCTCACCTCCACCTCCAGAGACTCCTATTGTAGAGCCTGGCAACGTGCCTGGCGGGGGCATCGAGGCCCGATATGCTGCGTCGGGCATTTCCGGCACGGCAACCCTCACCAGTCTTCAAGCTTCTCAGGTTCAgagtgccgctgctgcacagAGATTGGCACAATACAATAATCAAACGCCGCAGCCTCAACGTCCCTGGACACCCACGGAGTCTCCTGACCAAGCTCCCTCTGGTCCGCCGACTGTATACCAGGGCATGAATGCGATTTCATCCCCTCAGCCACAGCATCCAGTCAGCAGCCCGCCtcctcagcaacagcagcagcaacagccggCGCAGAATCAGGTCAACTCCCCAGCTCAAGTCAGTGTTTTGGAACAAGATTTCCAACGCTTGAGCACCAgttctcctccaccagcttACTCCAGCGTGAATCCTGGCGGACGAACCTCTTATCCAAATGAGAAACAGCGGCCACAACAAGCTAATCAAACGCCGGTAACTGCTCCTGTTGCCGCTGCTCCAGCCCCTGTGGCCACTAGTTCCATAACGCCAGCTAAAGACACAGTGGTAGCTGCAGCTACGGCCGCAGCCacggccgccgccgctgcagGCCTTGCTTCCACAGCTCCTCATAATCAGGGTCACCCTGCATTTGCAAATGATCCCCGGCCAGAGCCCAGTGGTCAACATGCTCAAGTCGTGACAATGCCTCCGAATctcgcagctgctggccctgcTTCTCCGCCACCTTTGCCTGAGGGATGGATTGCCCACCTCGATCAGAACTCGGGCCAGTATTACTACATCCACTTGGCTACCCAGGCAACTCAATGGGAGTTTCCCAAGGGGCCAAATCCTATCCAGCATGATCAGGCTCCTCTCTCGCCCACGGCTTCGACATACGGAAACCCCTTGGTATCTCCCATGTTTGGAAAAACACCAATGGCTTCCCCCATGTTTCCTCCACACACTCCCGGATATGCTGAAAGTATCATGAGTGTTGCAGCTTCACAGGCTCCGACCATTGGCTTTACAGGGCCACCACCAAGTGCTGGTGTGGACATGTACAGGATCCAACCAACCAACGGAGTGTATTTTGGCCCTTACCTGAAATACGTCAATATGAACATTGAGACTGGGAAATGGTTTGGTAGCATACTTATTGTGACAGACGCGCCACAGCCGCCTACAATTCATTTACATCAGAGTATGGATCTTTCTCCAAATCCCAGGCAGCTTGTTCCTCACGCCATCTATGTCCACCAACGCTggactttttataaatatgaGATTGACATCGATATGGGAGAGGCCACTGAACGATGGACTTATGCCGTTACATCGCACCTTGGATGTACACGCTACGAGTTTGTCGTAGCAGGCAGACACGAAACTGGATGGAGATTCATAGCCCACTCAGGCAATGATTTCGCGGTCAGCACGTCTCAAAACGAACGCTCTAAGCTGGGTGGCGTGGGTTTCATGTGGAAAGATGTCCTCCAGAAGAATGTAGAATGCGGCGGTTTTCACGTACAGCTTGGACTGGGCGACCAGATTTATGGCGATCGACTGTGGAGAGAGGTGCCACTGATGAAGCAGTGGCTAGCTATGAGCGGAAGAGACAACAAGCGAAACACACAATGGACTGCCCGACATGAAGAGGACGTAAGCCATGCTTACTTCCACTACTATACCAGCCATTTTGACCAGCCTTATTTGAGAGAAGCTTTTGCACAAATTCCTCACGTTTTGCAAATTGATGACCACGATAT CTTTGATGGATTTGGATCATACCCTGACTACATGCAGTCATCTGCTATCTTCAAAAATACTGGCCGCGTAGCATCAGACATGTATCTGCTCTTCCAACATCACACTACGGCAGAGATGATGCGTAACGTCAGCACTGATCATGACATCTTCACTATTACTGGCACTGGATGGCATTTCGTCAAATATCTTGGCCCAGCAGTAGTTGTGATTGGCACAGACTGCCGATCCGAAAGGACTCAGGCTCGTGTAATGGCCGGGCCAACCTACCAAGGAATATTTCCCAAGGTCGCGACCTTACCACCATCTGTCCAGCATGCCATTTGGATGGTATCAGTTCCTCTAATATACCCCAGATTGGATACCGTGGAAAGCCTGGCCAATACCGTTGCTGCAGGCAAGAAGGCTGTCAATACAACATACAATATACTTGGCAAAGTCACCAGCTCTGTGGCAGGTGTTGTCGGCGGCAAAGAAATGGTAGCGCAGGGCTTTAGTCAAGTCAAGAAGGCTGTTGGTAAGAGTGGTCTCATGGGCAACGTCCTCAATCAATTTGGAGAGCTGGACATCCAGGAGGTGCTCAAAGATATGTGGACACATGAGTCTAAGGATCTTGAAAGGACATATTTTATCCGTACTCTCCAGGGCATCTCACAGCAAAAGGGTATTCGAATGACATTCTTATCTGGAG ATGTCAACTGTGCAGGAGCTGGTCTTGTGCACGACCCAACACACCCTGGAGATCATAAGACAATGTACCAGGTTATTACGTCGCCAATTGTGTCCGCGCCTCAGAGCACCTACGTGTTGAAGTTACTCCATAATCAGAAGACGCTCTATGTGCCACTCAATGGCCAGAAATCCACACACGAAGTGTCTGACACCAAAGAAGATATGATGGAGATTTTCCATACAGATGCTAGTGGAGCGGGCagggagctgaagaagcttatGGGCCGTAGGAACTATGTGGCAGTCATTGCCTATGACCACGACGCTGTCATGGCGCAGAACCAGGCGCCTTTCAGTCCTAACCCAAGCCTTCATagtcagcagcaaggcttgTCTAAGCTTAGCCTTGCGGTTGATTTCGTTGTTCAAGGAGATGGTGCTTTTACAGCCACGACTAAATATGGACCTGTGATTATTCCTCACTTGGAGTATGGAAGATAA
- the MSH3 gene encoding Mismatch repair protein msh3 — MAPVSKAPEKKQKSLTAFFTPRAANGTASSSSQKPAVPSSPTPARDPDLPSRKRPLEKDSEQSDSSAENAVKRTKATEASNEKSSFFNKDSAVATATSNQSPASTRVRRYHYNESNSQEDIGEGSDDDDEVTRRKNEELHRKFVKKLGHPDALSWGSLKAQDGAAAGDDEDADADPEEDEAPVATKAKKKGSKSGKLTPMELQFLEIKRKHMDTILIVEVGYKFRFFGEDARVAAKELSIVCIPGKMRYDEHPSEAHLDRFASASIPVHRLPVHAKRLVAAGHKVGVVRQLETAALKKAGDNRNAPFVRKLTNLYTKGTYIDENGELDNQDTSTPSGGYLLCITETATKGSGADENVNVGILAVQPATGDIIYDTFEDGFMRSEIETRLLHISPCEFLIVGDLTKSTDKLILHLSGSSTNVFGDRSRVERVPKSKTMAAEAYSHVTQFYADKVKEASDNETASALLDKVLKLPEAVTICLSAMINHLQEYGLEHIFGLTKYFQSFSTRSHMLVNGTTLESLEIYRNSTDHSHRGSLFWAVDKTLTRFGQRLLRKWVGRPLLDRERLEERLAAVQELLDKQSTSPVDDLERLLSTTKADLERSLIRIYYGKCTRPELLSVLQTLQKIASHYSSIKSPSDVAFDSPLIVNAIVSLPKILDTVISYLDRINLYAAKKDDKYGFFREEFHTEEIQDHQMGIAHVEHELDEHRAVAAQKIKQKTVEYVTVAGIEYLIAVPNKDIKNVPASWSKISGTKALSRFHTPEVIRLITERDQHREALAAACDKAFKDFLAEIAAEYQPLRDAISALATLDCLLSLSKVAAQPGYSKPTFLPSTSEPSISISQGRHPMAEQTLESSYIPFTTTLAHPSTLAHLITGPNMGGKSSFVRAVALIVLLSQIGSFVPADSLTLTLCDAIHTRAGARDNLFAGESTFMVEVSETARILRSATPRSLVILDELGRGTSTHDGAAIAQSVLHHVVTETRCLTLFITHYQNLARIADGLPGVTNVHMKFNAQKGEDGEEEITFLYEVGEGIAHRSYGLNVARLARIPKKVLDIAAEKSKELENEMKRRRLQGACRTLAEVVQANPDQLDHLISSIEQL; from the exons ATGGCGCCCGTATCGAAAGCaccagagaagaagcagaagtcCTTAACCGCATTCTTCACGCCCAGGGCCGCCAATGGCACTGCGTCATCGTCTTCCCAGAAGCCTGCAGTGCCATCTTCGCCGACTCCCGCAAGAGACCCGGATCTGCCCTCACGAAAACGGCCTCTCGAAAAAGACAGTGAACAATCCGACAGCAGTGCTGAAAATGCAGTAAAGAGAACCAAGGCTACTGAGGCCAGCAACGAGAAAAGTTCTTTTTTCAACAAAGATTCTGCCGTTGCCACAGCTACTAGCAACCAAAGTCCCGCTTCCACACGAGTACGACGCTACCATTACAATGAATCGAACTCACAAGAAGATATCGGCGAAGggagcgatgacgacgacgaagtaACGAGAAGGAAGAATGAGGAGCTGCACAGGAAGTTTGTCAAGAAACTGGGCCATCCAGATGCCTTGTCGTGGGGTTCCTTGAAAGCACAGGACGGCGCAGCAGccggtgatgatgaggatgcagACGCAGAtcctgaagaagacgaggctcCGGTTgccaccaaggccaagaagaaggggtcAAAATCAGGAAAATTAACACCTATGGAGCTGCAATTCCTGGAAATCAAGCGGAAACACATGGACACTATACTGATTGTCGAGGTCGGATACAAGTTTCGATTTTTCGGTGAAGATGCTCGGGTGGCCGCCAAAGAGTTAAGCATCGTATGCATACCGGGTAAAATGCGATATGACGAGC ATCCTTCAGAGGCTCATCTGGATCGATTTGCGTCCGCCAGCATTCCGGTTCACCGATTACCCGTTCACGCAAAGCGACTCGTCGCTGCCGGCCACAAAGTCGGAGTCGTGCGTCAACTCGAAACTGCGGCCCTGAAGAAAGCCGGCGATAACAGAAATGCCCCTTTCGTCCGCAAGCTCACCAATCTCTACACAAAGGGAACGTATATCGATGAGAATGGAGAGTTGGACAACCAAGACACCTCTACCCCGTCTGGTGGCTACCTGCTTTGTATCACCGAGACAGCAACCAAAGGTTCTGGCGCAGATGAAAACGTGAATGTCGGGATTCTGGCTGTACAACCCGCCACTGGAGATATCATCTACGACACTTTTGAGGACGGTTTTATGCGAAGTGAGATTGAGACACGTCTCTTGCACATATCACCCTGCGAGTTCCTCATTGTTGGCGATCTCACCAAGAGCACAGATAAGTTGATACTGCATCTATCAGGCAGCAGTACCAACGTTTTTGGCGACCGCAGCCGCGTTGAGCGTGTGcccaaaagcaaaacaatgGCTGCTGAGGCCTATTCGCACGTCACTCAATTCTACGCCGACAAAGTAAAGGAAGCATCAGACAATGAGACAGCGAGTGCTCTACTCGACAAAGTCTTGAAGCTTCCTGAGGCGGTCACTATCTGTCTGTCTGCCATGATTAACCACCTACAGGAATACGGCCTAGAGCACATCTTCGGCCTTACAAAATACTTTCAGAGCTTTAGTACGCGATCCCACATGTTGGTTAATGGTACAACCCTAGAAAGCCTTGAAATCTACCGCAACTCCACAGATCACTCTCACAGGGGAAGCCTCTTCTGGGCCGTCGACAAGACTCTCACCCGGTTCGGTCAGCGTCTTCTCCGAAAATGGGTCGGTCGCCCCTTGTTGGATCGAGAGCGTCTAGAAGAGCGCCTTGCCGCCGTGCAGGAGCTTCTCGACAAGCAATCCACCTCTCCTGTCGACGATTTGGAAAGGCTTCTATCCACGACCAAAGCAGATCTTGAACGCAGTCTCATCCGTATCTATTACGGCAAATGCACCAGGCCAGAACTCTTGTCCGTACTTCAAACTTTACAGAAGATTGCTAGCCATTATTCCTCTATCAAATCACCCTCTGATGTCGCCTTTGACTCGCCACTAATAGTCAATGCCATCGTCTCCCTGCCTAAGATCCTGGACACAGTCATCTCCTACCTTGATCGCATTAACCTATATGCAGCCAAGAAAGACGATAAATACGGCTTCTTCAGAGAGGAATTCCATACCGAAGAAATTCAAGATCACCAGATGGGAATAGCCCACGTCGAGCACGAACTCGACGAACACCGCGCTGTCGCCGCACAAAAGATTAAGCAGAAGACCGTTGAATATGTCACTGTCGCAGGCATCGAATACCTCATCGCCGTCCCCAATAAGGACATTAAGAATGTCCCCGCCTCCTGGAGCAAGATCTCCGGCACCAAAGCCCTCTCACGCTTCCACACCCCTGAGGTCATCCGCCTCATTACCGAGCGTGATCAGCATCGCGAAGCCCTCGCGGCGGCCTGTGACAAGGCCTTCAAGGACTTCCTGGCCGAAATTGCTGCTGAGTACCAGCCTCTCCGGGATGCTATATCCGCCCTCGCTACTCTCGACtgcctcctctccctctccaagGTCGCCGCTCAGCCAGGCTACAGCAAACCCACATTCCTCCCCTCCACCTCCgagccatccatctccatctcccaagGCCGTCATCCCATGGCTGAGCAGACCCTAGAGAGCAGCTACATCCCTTTTACCACCACCCTCGCCCACCCATCTACATTGGCTCACCTCATCACTGGCCCCAACATGGGCGGTAAATCCTCCTTTGTCCGCGCCGTCGCCctcatcgtcctcctctCCCAAATCGGCTCCTTCGTCCCCGCCGATTCCCTCACCCTCACCCTCTGCGACGCCATCCACACCCGTGCCGGCGCAAGGGACAACCTCTTCGCCGGCGAATCCACCTTCATGGTCGAAGTCTCCGAAACAGCTCGCATCTTGCGCTCCGCCACCCCTCGTAGTCTCGTCATCCTGGACGAACTCGGCCGCGGCACCAGCACTCATGACGGTGCCGCCATTGCTCAGTCTGTCTTGCACCACGTCGTGACCGAAACGAGATGCCTCACCCTCTTCATCACTCATTATCAAAATCTTGCTCGCATTGCAGACGGCCTACCTGGCGTCACCAACGTCCATATGAAATTTAATGCAcagaaaggagaagatggcgaagaagagattaCCTTCTTATATGAGGTAGGAGAAGGTATAGCCCATCGCTCTTATGGACTAAACGTCGCTCGTTTGGCCCGCATACCTAAGAAGGTGCTTGATATCGCTGCGGAAAAGTCAAAAGAACTGGAAAATGAGATGAAGCGACGAAGGTTACAAGGGGCATGCAGAACGCTTGCCGAAGTCGTACAAGCAAATCCGGATCAATTAGATCATCTGATTTCCTCTATTGAACAACTGTAA